The following coding sequences are from one Hymenobacter sp. DG25A window:
- a CDS encoding rhomboid family intramembrane serine protease → MLNLSPTLVLTLLTAAISVYAWSNQQLLESWILSPYKVKRQHEWYRFLTSGFLHADWMHLIFNMLAFYSFSPIVEGVFVDQFGTTWGLLAFLLLYLGGIILSDIPTYVRHRDDRDYRSLGASGGVASVIFASVLFQPTAGIRIFPLPFDIPGFIFGFLYLGYSYYMGRKRGDNINHDAHFYGALYGVVLTLALIPEVGPYFLGKILEYIS, encoded by the coding sequence ATGCTCAATCTGAGCCCCACCCTCGTTTTAACTCTCCTGACGGCTGCCATTTCGGTGTATGCCTGGTCTAACCAGCAGCTTTTGGAAAGCTGGATCCTGAGCCCCTACAAGGTGAAGCGCCAACATGAGTGGTACCGCTTCCTCACCTCCGGCTTCCTGCACGCCGACTGGATGCACCTCATTTTTAACATGCTGGCCTTTTACTCCTTCAGCCCCATCGTGGAAGGTGTGTTTGTGGACCAGTTTGGCACAACCTGGGGCTTGCTGGCTTTCCTGCTGCTTTATCTGGGCGGCATCATCCTCTCGGATATTCCCACCTACGTGCGGCACCGCGACGACCGTGACTACCGCAGCCTAGGCGCCTCGGGCGGGGTCGCATCCGTCATCTTCGCCAGCGTGTTGTTTCAACCCACTGCCGGCATCCGCATCTTCCCGCTGCCCTTTGATATTCCCGGCTTCATCTTCGGCTTCCTGTACCTGGGTTACTCCTACTACATGGGCCGGAAGCGGGGCGATAATATCAACCACGATGCCCACTTCTATGGGGCTTTGTATGGGGTGGTGCTCACCCTGGCGCTTATTCCGGAAGTAGGCCCATATTTCC